Proteins encoded together in one Mycobacterium simiae window:
- a CDS encoding acyl-CoA dehydrogenase family protein: protein MDFSRVELADEDSAFRDEARAFLKTHVTEEVRRRDRETGDNFDERVHLALGAAGYLALEWKPESDGGFTRVRRRIWELEKRRAHVPWVTWGTTAMVARSVAKFGSAELQAQVMPKVFTGEVRLCLGYTEPEGGSDIATCKTRAVRDGDGWVINGSKMFTTGAHNCQYVFLITNTAPDAPKHKSLTMFLVPLDSPGIEIQGIRTVDGDRTNIVYYSDVRVDDKYRLGEVNAGWTVLREPLNTEHGAVAAAPDGLQDTSIMMHQAGSMATAVDNAVAAVTRPDPHGRKLIDDGSVAYRLGRCVARLEAALSSPNIYGRVAIAQTMRDISPDLMDIHGAAAALPLGTDGAADDGSAEYVYRFAPLVGIYGGTLEVFRNMIGQYTLGLGKPNYSAPVQKVS from the coding sequence ATGGACTTCTCCCGGGTGGAGCTTGCCGACGAAGACAGCGCGTTTCGCGACGAGGCCCGTGCGTTCCTGAAAACACATGTGACCGAAGAGGTGCGGCGTCGCGACCGCGAAACCGGTGACAATTTTGACGAGCGGGTGCACTTGGCGCTTGGTGCCGCCGGCTACCTGGCCCTGGAGTGGAAGCCGGAATCCGACGGCGGATTCACCCGGGTGCGCCGGCGAATCTGGGAATTGGAGAAGCGCCGCGCCCACGTGCCGTGGGTGACCTGGGGGACGACGGCCATGGTGGCGCGGTCAGTAGCCAAGTTCGGTTCGGCCGAGCTGCAAGCCCAGGTCATGCCGAAGGTCTTCACCGGCGAGGTCCGCCTGTGTCTGGGCTACACCGAGCCGGAGGGCGGCTCCGACATCGCCACCTGCAAGACGCGCGCCGTGCGTGACGGCGACGGCTGGGTGATCAACGGCTCGAAGATGTTCACCACCGGTGCCCACAACTGCCAGTACGTCTTCCTGATTACCAACACCGCCCCGGACGCGCCGAAGCACAAGAGCCTGACCATGTTCCTGGTTCCGCTCGACTCGCCGGGCATCGAAATCCAGGGCATCCGCACCGTGGACGGTGACCGGACCAACATCGTCTACTACAGCGATGTACGCGTCGACGACAAGTATCGGCTCGGCGAGGTGAACGCGGGCTGGACTGTGCTGCGTGAGCCGCTCAACACCGAGCACGGCGCCGTCGCGGCCGCACCCGACGGGTTGCAGGACACCTCGATCATGATGCACCAGGCGGGTTCGATGGCCACCGCGGTCGACAACGCCGTGGCGGCCGTGACGCGGCCGGACCCCCACGGGCGCAAACTCATCGACGACGGATCGGTGGCGTATCGGCTGGGTCGTTGCGTCGCTCGGCTGGAGGCGGCGTTGTCGTCGCCGAACATCTACGGCCGCGTCGCCATTGCCCAGACGATGCGCGACATCTCCCCGGACCTGATGGACATCCACGGGGCGGCAGCGGCGCTGCCGTTGGGCACCGACGGCGCGGCCGATGACGGCAGCGCCGAATACGTCTACCGATTCGCGCCCCTGGTCGGAATCTACGGCGGAACCCTGGAGGTGTTCCGCAACATGATCGGCCAGTACACGCTCGGCCTGGGTAAGCCCAACTACTCGGCGCCGGTGCAGAAAGTTTCCTGA
- a CDS encoding thiolase family protein: MNGVAIIGVGLHPFGRFEGKSAMQMGVDAILAAVADAGVAWRDIQLATGGSWTVANPDAIVGMVGLTGIPFTNVFNACATAASAVKACADAIRLGDYDIGIAIGLDKHPRGAFTEDPALVGTPRWYAENGQYLTTQFFGMKANRYLHENNVSQRTLARVAAKNFRNGALNPNAFRRKPIPEKDILNSAMLNYPLTQYMFCAPDEGAAAAVMCRADIAHRYTTKPVYLRAVEVRTRRYGAYEVNTTFAPVEEDLAPTVYAARSAFEKAGVAPGDVDVIQLQDTDAGAEIIHMAECGFCEHGEQEKLLVDGATEISGSMPVNTDGGLIANGEPIGASGLRQIHEIVRQLRGQAGERQVLGHPKVGFTQLYGAPGTAAATILTT; the protein is encoded by the coding sequence ATGAACGGCGTCGCGATCATCGGGGTGGGTCTGCATCCGTTCGGCCGCTTCGAGGGGAAGTCGGCGATGCAGATGGGTGTCGACGCCATCCTGGCGGCCGTCGCCGACGCCGGCGTCGCGTGGCGAGATATCCAGCTCGCCACCGGTGGGAGTTGGACGGTCGCCAACCCGGACGCCATCGTCGGCATGGTCGGCCTGACCGGGATTCCCTTCACCAACGTGTTCAACGCGTGCGCGACCGCGGCCAGTGCGGTGAAGGCCTGCGCCGACGCAATTCGGTTGGGCGACTACGACATCGGCATCGCGATCGGCCTCGACAAGCACCCGCGCGGGGCATTCACCGAGGATCCGGCGTTGGTGGGCACGCCGCGCTGGTATGCGGAGAACGGGCAATACCTGACCACTCAGTTTTTTGGCATGAAAGCCAACCGCTACCTGCACGAGAACAACGTCTCCCAACGGACGCTCGCCAGGGTGGCCGCCAAGAATTTCCGCAACGGTGCGTTGAACCCGAATGCGTTTCGCCGCAAGCCGATCCCCGAGAAAGACATCCTCAACTCGGCGATGCTCAATTACCCACTGACGCAATACATGTTCTGCGCACCCGACGAGGGAGCGGCCGCGGCGGTGATGTGCCGGGCCGACATCGCGCACCGCTACACCACCAAGCCCGTCTATCTGCGGGCGGTGGAGGTGCGCACCCGCCGGTACGGCGCCTACGAGGTCAACACCACCTTCGCGCCGGTCGAAGAGGACTTGGCGCCAACCGTTTACGCGGCCCGCAGCGCTTTCGAGAAGGCTGGTGTGGCTCCCGGTGATGTCGATGTGATTCAGCTACAGGACACCGACGCCGGTGCCGAAATCATCCACATGGCCGAGTGCGGGTTCTGCGAGCACGGCGAGCAGGAGAAGCTGCTGGTTGACGGCGCTACCGAGATCAGCGGCTCGATGCCGGTCAACACCGACGGAGGCCTGATCGCGAACGGCGAGCCGATCGGGGCTTCCGGGCTGCGGCAGATCCACGAAATCGTGCGGCAGCTCCGCGGACAGGCCGGCGAACGTCAGGTGCTGGGGCATCCGAAGGTCGGATTCACTCAGCTGTACGGCGCCCCCGGCACGGCCGCGGCGACCATCTTGACGACCTGA
- a CDS encoding CaiB/BaiF CoA transferase family protein: MQGFRVLEVAQFTFVPAAGAILADWGADVIKVEHPARGDTQRGFLNMGGIQVNPDRHPLMEHPNRGKRSVGIDVSTPGGQEVIYELAKTSDVFLTNYMPAQRQKNKFDLEHIRAVNPNIVYARGSAYGDKGAERNVGGYDGTAFWTRSGIGYALTPEGLGGALGQGIPAFGDSIGGMFIAGGISAALLHRERTGEAIELDVSLLSTAWWAAGASMTQGMETGEVMRTPMPGTATAMSVNPFMGNYETSDGGTINLCIISPTGLIRDTFEHLGIPEAADDPRFSEVLPLIQNASAAAELISKAFAAKPFDYWRQHLKTMKGQWAPFQSLLDLANDDQALANDMIAEVELASGGEPFKVVRGPVQFNHEPLQTSRAPQASEHTELVLMELGMDWDRIEALKESGAIA; encoded by the coding sequence ATGCAGGGTTTTCGCGTCCTCGAGGTTGCGCAGTTCACGTTCGTCCCCGCCGCGGGCGCAATCCTGGCTGATTGGGGCGCCGACGTCATCAAGGTCGAGCACCCGGCACGCGGTGACACGCAGCGAGGTTTTCTGAACATGGGCGGCATTCAGGTCAACCCGGACCGGCACCCGCTGATGGAGCACCCCAACCGCGGCAAGCGCAGCGTCGGGATCGACGTGTCCACGCCAGGCGGGCAGGAAGTCATCTATGAACTGGCCAAGACCTCGGACGTGTTTTTAACCAATTACATGCCCGCCCAGCGGCAGAAGAACAAATTCGACCTCGAGCACATTCGCGCGGTGAATCCGAACATCGTGTACGCGCGCGGTTCGGCGTACGGCGACAAGGGCGCCGAACGCAACGTCGGGGGCTACGACGGGACGGCGTTCTGGACCCGCAGCGGTATCGGCTACGCGCTGACGCCCGAGGGGCTGGGCGGCGCACTGGGACAAGGCATCCCCGCGTTCGGCGATTCGATCGGCGGCATGTTCATCGCGGGCGGCATCTCGGCGGCGTTGCTGCACCGTGAACGCACCGGGGAGGCGATCGAACTCGACGTATCGCTGTTGAGCACCGCCTGGTGGGCGGCCGGGGCCAGCATGACGCAAGGCATGGAGACCGGGGAGGTCATGCGCACGCCGATGCCGGGCACGGCCACCGCGATGTCGGTGAATCCGTTCATGGGCAACTACGAGACATCCGACGGCGGCACCATCAACCTGTGCATCATCAGCCCGACCGGCCTCATCCGGGACACCTTCGAACATCTCGGCATCCCCGAGGCCGCCGACGATCCACGCTTCTCCGAGGTGCTGCCGTTGATCCAGAACGCCAGCGCGGCCGCCGAACTCATCTCGAAAGCCTTTGCCGCCAAGCCTTTCGATTATTGGCGACAGCACCTCAAAACGATGAAGGGCCAGTGGGCTCCGTTCCAGAGCTTGCTGGACCTGGCCAACGACGACCAGGCCCTGGCCAACGACATGATCGCCGAGGTCGAGCTGGCCAGCGGTGGCGAACCGTTCAAGGTCGTGCGCGGCCCGGTGCAGTTCAACCATGAACCGCTGCAGACCTCCAGGGCACCACAGGCCTCCGAACATACCGAGCTCGTACTGATGGAGCTCGGTATGGACTGGGACCGAATCGAAGCGCTCAAGGAATCGGGGGCCATCGCGTGA
- a CDS encoding cytochrome P450, with the protein MLEISVTTDVETPGDRTVDLRDPYPYFAYRRRRSGVFHGTVMDYTKTPESLRPKNEYSAVSFHAVNTAFRDGRVFSSKPYDKTIGLFIGPTILAMQGKTHREHRNLVSAAFKSKALAQWEPTIVRPICNALIEEFVETGRADLIRNFTFEFPTRVIARLLGLPDEDLPVFRKRAVQLISYHVDYEKAFEASAALKDYFIEQIEQRKSRPTCRPTQDIIGDLVGAEIDGEKLSDEAIYSFLRLLLPAGLETTYRSSGNLLYLLLSHPDQFAAVQADHGLIGQAIEEGLRFETPLTTVQRFTTEDVELEGVSIPARSVVGVCIGSANRDEKRWERAEQFDIFRKAVPHISFAAGEHTCLGLHLARLETRVALECLLSRLTNFTLLTDEDPHIHGQPFRSPTALPVTFDVK; encoded by the coding sequence ATGCTGGAGATCTCGGTGACGACCGACGTTGAAACCCCCGGCGACCGCACCGTCGATCTGCGTGACCCCTACCCATACTTCGCCTACCGTCGTCGCCGGTCCGGTGTCTTCCACGGAACGGTGATGGACTACACCAAGACACCCGAGTCTTTGCGACCCAAGAACGAGTACTCCGCGGTGTCATTCCACGCCGTCAACACCGCCTTTCGCGACGGCCGGGTGTTCAGCTCCAAGCCGTACGACAAGACGATCGGCCTGTTCATCGGCCCGACCATCCTGGCGATGCAGGGCAAGACCCACCGCGAACACCGAAACCTGGTGTCGGCGGCTTTCAAGTCCAAGGCACTGGCGCAGTGGGAGCCGACCATCGTCCGCCCGATCTGCAACGCGTTGATCGAGGAATTCGTCGAGACCGGCCGCGCGGACCTGATCCGCAACTTCACCTTCGAATTTCCCACCCGCGTCATCGCCCGGCTGTTGGGGTTGCCCGACGAGGATCTGCCGGTGTTCCGCAAGCGGGCCGTGCAATTGATCAGCTACCACGTCGACTACGAGAAGGCCTTCGAAGCGTCGGCGGCGCTGAAGGATTACTTCATCGAGCAGATCGAGCAGCGCAAGTCCAGACCCACCTGCAGACCGACCCAAGACATCATCGGCGATTTGGTCGGCGCCGAGATCGACGGCGAAAAGCTCAGCGACGAGGCTATCTATTCGTTCTTGCGGCTGCTGCTGCCCGCCGGGCTGGAAACCACCTACCGGTCCTCAGGCAATCTGCTGTACCTGTTGCTCAGCCATCCCGATCAATTCGCCGCGGTACAAGCCGATCACGGGCTGATCGGCCAGGCGATCGAGGAAGGCCTGCGCTTCGAGACGCCGCTGACCACCGTGCAACGGTTCACCACCGAGGACGTCGAGCTAGAAGGCGTGAGCATCCCGGCACGCTCGGTGGTCGGTGTGTGCATCGGGTCGGCCAACCGCGACGAAAAGCGTTGGGAGCGAGCGGAACAATTCGACATCTTCCGCAAGGCGGTCCCGCACATCTCATTCGCGGCCGGCGAGCACACCTGCCTCGGTCTGCATCTGGCGCGGTTGGAGACCCGCGTCGCGCTCGAATGCCTGCTGAGTCGGCTGACCAACTTCACCCTGCTCACCGACGAGGACCCGCACATCCACGGGCAACCTTTTCGTTCGCCGACGGCGCTGCCCGTAACTTTCGACGTCAAGTAG
- a CDS encoding alpha/beta fold hydrolase, with product MPYSTEHDGFTDSAAGSTEGSDDRGTSKQDAAHTDSRWFPGFDAGIFDSDGTSIYARWGGNPDGDALLLVHGYPETHLMWRHIAQRLQERYFIVLPDLRGYGASAKPVGLPDHSNYSKRTMANDLVAVIDQLGRDSFYLCGHDRGARVAARLALDHPHRVRKLSLLDVAPTLDMYRATSREFATAYFHWFLLIQPSPLPEALIGGNPAAYLAVVLRQFSGGNGDYLERDVVAEYERVFCTPETLHSTAEDYRASAGIDLEHDQQSRDDGHRIGCDTQVLIAENGVVHRLFDAYALWQAQCAATVTATTMPSGHFFPEALPDETTAALVNFFSA from the coding sequence GTGCCCTACTCGACCGAGCACGATGGGTTCACGGACTCCGCAGCTGGATCCACGGAAGGATCTGACGACCGCGGCACGTCGAAACAGGATGCCGCACACACGGATTCGCGGTGGTTCCCAGGGTTCGACGCCGGAATCTTCGATAGCGACGGAACCTCCATCTACGCACGCTGGGGCGGCAACCCCGACGGCGACGCACTACTACTCGTGCACGGTTACCCGGAGACGCACCTGATGTGGCGCCATATCGCGCAGCGGCTCCAAGAGCGCTACTTTATTGTCCTGCCCGACCTGCGTGGCTACGGCGCCTCCGCCAAACCAGTCGGACTCCCCGATCACAGCAACTACAGCAAGCGGACCATGGCCAACGACCTCGTGGCGGTCATCGACCAGCTCGGGCGGGACTCGTTCTACCTCTGCGGGCACGACCGCGGCGCACGCGTCGCAGCCCGCCTGGCGCTCGACCACCCACACCGTGTCAGGAAGCTGTCCCTGTTGGACGTCGCCCCCACCCTCGACATGTACAGGGCCACCAGCAGAGAATTCGCGACCGCCTACTTTCACTGGTTCCTGCTCATCCAGCCCAGCCCGCTGCCTGAGGCTCTCATCGGAGGTAACCCGGCCGCCTACTTGGCCGTCGTGCTGCGACAATTCTCCGGCGGGAACGGCGACTACCTGGAACGCGACGTGGTCGCCGAGTACGAACGCGTTTTTTGCACACCAGAAACGCTGCACAGCACCGCAGAGGACTACCGGGCCAGCGCGGGCATCGACCTCGAGCACGACCAGCAGAGTCGCGATGACGGGCATCGAATCGGCTGCGACACGCAGGTTCTCATCGCCGAAAACGGAGTGGTACATCGACTCTTCGATGCGTACGCCCTCTGGCAAGCCCAATGCGCCGCAACTGTCACCGCGACGACGATGCCATCGGGACACTTCTTCCCTGAAGCGCTGCCCGACGAGACCACCGCCGCGCTCGTGAACTTCTTTTCCGCCTGA
- a CDS encoding acyl-CoA synthetase: MSDTATQFTVPAVAQAVAAAIGDRELLIQGDRRLSYAQTIERSNRLAAYLHSRGLGCHTERSALAGHETGQDLLGLYAYNGNEFVESLLGAFTARVAPFNVNFRYVKSELQYLLADSGATALVYHAAFAPRVAEVLPDLPRLRVLIQIADDSGNDLIHGAVDYETIIGSSPSDPPPVQHSPDDLYVLYTGGTTGMPKGVLWRQHDIFMTSFGGRNLMTGEPAGSVDEIVARVTAGPGTKLMILPPLIHGAAQWSVMTALTTGQSVVFPTVVDRLDADDVVRTIERERVSVVTVVGDAMARPLLAAIEQTRDDGAPDVSSLAVIANGGALLTPFVKERLIEALPNVVVVDGVGSSETGAQMHHLSASGAVSTGTFNAGPDTFVAAEDLSSILPPGHDGIGWLAQRGYVPLGYKGDATKTAATFPVIDGVRYAIPGDRARHHKNGNIELLGRDSVTINSGGEKIFVEEVETAIASHPAVADVVVTGRPSERWGQEVVAVVALAEGAHAEADELVGHAAKSLARYKLPKAVVFRRAIERSPSGKADYRWAREQAVSEAGGEE; encoded by the coding sequence ATGTCCGACACCGCTACACAATTCACGGTCCCCGCCGTCGCCCAGGCCGTCGCCGCCGCGATCGGCGACCGCGAGTTGCTCATCCAGGGCGATCGGCGCTTGAGCTATGCGCAGACCATCGAGCGGTCCAACCGTCTCGCCGCCTACCTACACTCCCGGGGCCTTGGCTGCCACACCGAGCGCTCCGCGCTTGCCGGGCATGAGACCGGTCAGGACCTGCTCGGCCTCTACGCCTACAACGGAAACGAATTCGTCGAATCGCTGCTCGGCGCCTTCACTGCCCGGGTGGCCCCCTTCAACGTCAATTTCCGCTACGTCAAGAGCGAATTGCAATACCTGCTGGCGGATTCGGGTGCCACCGCCCTGGTCTATCACGCCGCGTTCGCGCCGCGGGTGGCCGAGGTGCTGCCCGATCTGCCCCGATTGCGGGTGCTGATTCAGATTGCCGACGACTCTGGCAACGACTTGATCCACGGCGCAGTGGATTACGAGACCATTATCGGGTCGAGTCCGTCCGATCCGCCGCCGGTGCAGCATTCGCCGGACGACCTGTACGTCCTGTACACCGGCGGTACCACGGGCATGCCGAAGGGCGTGTTGTGGCGTCAGCACGACATCTTTATGACCTCCTTCGGAGGACGCAACCTGATGACCGGCGAACCCGCCGGCTCGGTCGATGAGATCGTGGCGCGAGTGACGGCCGGGCCCGGTACCAAGTTGATGATCTTGCCGCCGCTGATCCACGGAGCGGCGCAGTGGAGTGTGATGACCGCGCTCACCACCGGGCAGTCCGTCGTCTTCCCCACGGTGGTCGATCGTTTGGACGCTGACGATGTGGTGCGCACGATCGAGCGGGAACGGGTATCGGTGGTGACAGTGGTCGGAGACGCGATGGCCCGACCGTTGCTCGCCGCGATTGAGCAGACCCGCGACGACGGCGCACCCGACGTCTCCTCGCTGGCCGTGATCGCCAACGGCGGCGCCCTGCTAACTCCCTTCGTCAAGGAACGGTTGATCGAGGCCCTGCCCAATGTGGTTGTCGTGGACGGCGTCGGATCGTCGGAGACGGGCGCGCAAATGCATCACCTGTCCGCCTCCGGGGCGGTGTCCACCGGTACCTTCAACGCCGGCCCGGACACGTTCGTAGCGGCCGAGGACTTGTCATCGATCCTGCCACCGGGCCACGACGGGATCGGCTGGTTGGCGCAGCGCGGCTACGTTCCGCTCGGATACAAGGGTGACGCGACCAAGACCGCCGCGACCTTCCCCGTGATCGACGGCGTGCGATACGCGATTCCGGGCGACCGGGCACGCCACCACAAGAACGGAAACATCGAATTGCTGGGCCGTGATTCGGTGACGATCAACTCCGGCGGCGAGAAGATCTTCGTCGAGGAGGTCGAAACCGCGATAGCCTCGCATCCCGCGGTGGCCGACGTGGTGGTTACCGGACGGCCAAGCGAACGCTGGGGCCAGGAGGTCGTCGCGGTGGTCGCTCTCGCCGAAGGTGCGCACGCCGAAGCCGACGAACTGGTCGGCCACGCCGCCAAGTCGTTGGCCCGCTATAAGCTGCCCAAGGCAGTAGTGTTTCGTCGCGCGATCGAACGCAGCCCGTCGGGCAAGGCCGACTACCGCTGGGCACGCGAGCAGGCCGTCAGCGAGGCGGGCGGCGAAGAGTGA
- a CDS encoding PaaI family thioesterase, with the protein MTDTAPGTRGGFPQISAVEDAPPELGRFAEALRRLQDLAVSTNPDSSIWARAAQYVENACALLDGHQAAEHVTPAGRVLELPGLGHPLLPPWTLTESGPDGVTMEGHFSRSHVGGNNAVHGGMIPLLYDWMFGMVVSTAGIRPTRTAYLHVDYRKITPIDEPLIAKGRISNTDGRKVFISSTMTSVDGSLLSEANGLMVRLLPHQP; encoded by the coding sequence ATGACCGACACCGCTCCCGGAACCCGCGGCGGGTTTCCGCAAATCTCTGCGGTCGAAGACGCGCCGCCGGAACTGGGCCGATTCGCCGAGGCGCTGCGCCGGTTGCAGGACCTCGCGGTGTCCACCAACCCGGACAGTTCGATATGGGCACGTGCGGCACAATATGTCGAAAACGCCTGCGCCTTGCTCGACGGCCACCAGGCTGCAGAGCACGTGACACCCGCCGGCCGCGTTCTGGAACTGCCCGGGCTCGGCCATCCGCTGCTGCCGCCGTGGACGCTGACCGAGTCCGGACCCGACGGCGTCACGATGGAAGGGCACTTCAGCCGGTCGCACGTCGGCGGCAATAACGCCGTGCACGGGGGCATGATCCCGCTGTTGTACGACTGGATGTTCGGCATGGTCGTTTCCACCGCGGGCATTCGCCCGACCCGCACCGCGTACCTGCATGTCGACTACCGCAAGATCACCCCGATCGATGAACCATTGATCGCCAAGGGCCGCATCAGCAATACCGACGGTCGGAAAGTCTTCATCTCCTCGACGATGACATCGGTCGATGGGTCGCTGCTCAGCGAGGCCAACGGCCTGATGGTCCGTCTGTTACCACACCAACCGTGA
- a CDS encoding alpha/beta hydrolase family protein encodes MAGFALAKRSVGLSAELARELGLVVPRTVSGLNESTGWVPATPRGVRQFGEVLLDELVLSGFSLLSGNLPDDLRPVHACAPAAEELSRLGIDGAHTAPKPLRETSIRRRRIGRLSYERMTFEHDPQLPPTLAAEGHSGPCRAVVHLCRHRGGARPWLIWVHGAGQGGTEDLLLSRIGRIHHGLGFNVALPVQPGHGCRRRDWPAYPDMDPLRNVAVMMRVVSEVRAVVRWVQQQASAVVVSGISMGTPVAALVSHLERQIDAVGLYTPILGLNAMIARHLSRWGSAREEFRELLGSPVVAQLTSVIDPLAVDPAPPPARRLIVGAWHDRMAMREPVEALQQRWGGQLYWYDGSHVGHIFSRRVQKVSERFLREVAESH; translated from the coding sequence ATGGCGGGATTCGCGCTGGCGAAACGGTCCGTGGGCCTCTCCGCAGAGCTGGCCCGCGAACTCGGCCTGGTAGTGCCCCGGACGGTGTCCGGCCTCAACGAGTCGACGGGCTGGGTGCCGGCGACGCCGCGGGGGGTGCGCCAGTTTGGTGAGGTCTTGTTGGACGAATTGGTCCTGAGTGGCTTCTCGCTGCTGAGCGGGAACCTGCCCGACGATCTCCGGCCGGTGCACGCCTGCGCTCCGGCCGCCGAGGAGCTCTCGCGGCTGGGCATCGACGGTGCACACACCGCGCCAAAGCCGTTGCGAGAGACTTCGATACGGCGACGCCGGATCGGCAGACTGTCCTATGAGCGGATGACCTTCGAACACGATCCGCAGCTGCCGCCGACACTGGCCGCTGAAGGGCACAGCGGTCCGTGTCGGGCGGTGGTGCACCTGTGCCGTCATCGCGGCGGTGCGCGGCCGTGGCTGATCTGGGTGCATGGCGCCGGTCAGGGCGGTACCGAGGACCTACTGCTGTCGCGTATCGGCCGTATCCACCACGGCCTGGGATTCAACGTCGCGCTCCCGGTGCAGCCCGGGCACGGCTGCCGCCGCCGTGACTGGCCGGCGTATCCGGACATGGATCCGCTGCGCAACGTCGCGGTCATGATGCGGGTGGTGTCCGAAGTGCGCGCCGTGGTGCGCTGGGTGCAGCAGCAGGCCAGTGCCGTTGTGGTGTCCGGGATTTCGATGGGCACCCCGGTGGCCGCACTGGTTTCGCACCTGGAACGGCAGATCGACGCGGTGGGTCTCTACACCCCGATTCTGGGGCTGAATGCGATGATCGCGCGGCACCTGTCGCGCTGGGGTTCGGCGCGCGAGGAGTTCCGGGAGCTGCTGGGATCGCCGGTGGTCGCCCAGCTGACGTCGGTGATCGATCCGTTGGCCGTCGACCCGGCGCCGCCGCCGGCACGTCGGCTCATCGTCGGGGCCTGGCACGATCGCATGGCGATGCGTGAACCCGTCGAAGCGTTGCAGCAGCGCTGGGGCGGCCAGCTCTACTGGTACGACGGCAGTCACGTCGGCCATATCTTCTCCCGTCGCGTGCAGAAGGTATCGGAGCGATTCCTGCGCGAGGTGGCGGAGTCGCACTGA
- a CDS encoding nuclear transport factor 2 family protein has protein sequence MTAIRTAREVVELYNLVVWNECNLELADELLGDNVIRHEVGAARTLTHAEAVARVSDMWQQVISLRFAPILVIADDDGEHVAIVYDSTITGKDGTETRIASIEVFRVVTGRITEVWNCGYHQGVWN, from the coding sequence ATGACGGCCATCCGGACCGCGCGTGAGGTGGTCGAACTGTACAACCTGGTGGTCTGGAACGAGTGCAACCTCGAGCTGGCCGACGAGTTGCTGGGCGACAACGTAATTCGTCATGAGGTCGGCGCTGCCCGAACGCTGACCCACGCCGAGGCTGTCGCCCGCGTCTCGGACATGTGGCAACAGGTCATTTCGCTGCGCTTCGCGCCCATCCTGGTCATCGCCGATGACGACGGCGAACACGTCGCCATCGTCTACGACTCCACCATCACCGGCAAGGACGGCACCGAAACCCGGATCGCCAGCATCGAAGTATTCCGCGTCGTCACCGGCCGGATCACCGAAGTCTGGAATTGCGGCTACCACCAAGGAGTGTGGAATTGA
- a CDS encoding TIGR03857 family LLM class F420-dependent oxidoreductase: MTDRVLDELGYYLLAGAGGEGPATLVDEARRGEQLGFGTAFISERWNVKEASSLVGAACAVTNRMQIATAATNHNTRHPLITASWATTMHRLSGGRFTLGIGRGIAAIYGAFGISAVTTAQMEDWAQVMRRLWHGEMIFNHDGPMGKYPILFLDPAFDEDIRLALVAFGPNTLALGGRVFDDVILHTYFTPETLQRCVKTVKSAAEKAGRDPDSVRVWSCFATVGDHLPEELKLKKTVARLATYLQGYGDLLVRTNDWDPAVLERFRSDSVVTSIAGGIDHKATAEQIEHIATLIPDEWLAPAATGSAQQCAERIRKEFDYGADAVIMHGATPDELAPVVTAYRAGA; the protein is encoded by the coding sequence TTGACCGATCGCGTGCTCGACGAATTGGGCTACTACCTGCTGGCCGGCGCCGGCGGCGAGGGCCCGGCGACCCTGGTGGACGAAGCCCGCCGCGGCGAACAGCTCGGCTTCGGCACCGCGTTCATCTCCGAGCGGTGGAATGTCAAGGAAGCGTCGTCGCTGGTCGGTGCGGCCTGCGCGGTGACCAACAGGATGCAGATCGCCACGGCCGCAACCAATCACAACACCCGCCATCCGCTCATCACCGCCTCGTGGGCGACCACCATGCACCGGCTGTCCGGCGGTCGATTCACGCTGGGCATCGGCCGCGGGATCGCGGCGATCTACGGCGCGTTCGGTATATCTGCGGTCACCACCGCACAGATGGAGGACTGGGCCCAGGTCATGCGCCGACTCTGGCACGGCGAAATGATCTTCAACCACGACGGGCCGATGGGCAAATACCCGATCCTGTTCCTGGATCCCGCGTTCGACGAAGACATCCGGCTCGCGCTGGTGGCCTTCGGCCCCAACACCCTCGCCCTGGGTGGTCGCGTCTTCGACGACGTCATTCTGCACACCTACTTCACGCCCGAGACGTTGCAGCGCTGTGTCAAGACGGTCAAGTCCGCCGCGGAGAAGGCCGGACGCGATCCGGACAGCGTGCGAGTATGGTCGTGCTTCGCCACGGTCGGCGACCACCTGCCCGAAGAGCTGAAGCTGAAGAAGACTGTCGCCCGGCTGGCCACCTATCTGCAGGGTTACGGTGACTTGCTAGTGCGCACCAACGACTGGGATCCCGCTGTGCTGGAACGATTCCGGTCCGACTCGGTGGTGACCTCGATCGCGGGCGGCATCGATCACAAGGCCACCGCCGAGCAGATCGAACACATCGCGACGCTGATCCCCGACGAATGGCTGGCGCCGGCGGCCACCGGCTCGGCCCAGCAGTGCGCCGAGCGCATCCGCAAGGAGTTCGACTATGGCGCCGACGCGGTGATCATGCACGGCGCGACCCCCGACGAGCTGGCGCCGGTGGTCACCGCCTACCGGGCCGGGGCCTGA